AATTAATCCGCACAATGGGAGGGTAAACAGAGAGGATCCACGACTAGTATGTGATTTGAACATGGCTCGGGTTTTATCTGACAAGTGATCCCCCAGACCAGTAATACATACTAGTGCCCAATTGAGAGATCCTAGCCACTGATTTGCACCTATGTTCTATGTGGACTGTTCCCGTACTTCTCATTTCAGCCGTATGAGAGACTAGCATCATCCTGTCCGGGAGATATTTCAGGCAGTACGAatccatagtgggacccatcaccCCAATGGTTACGATCACTGAACAACGGATATTAATTGACAGAAGTCAACACCCAAATACAACATGCAAATCCTCGGCCCGTGGATCGTACAATTCACCTCAAATAAGACTAGAATATCAGGCTCGAGCTTTTAAGTCACATGGCCCGTGGATCGTGGTGCAAGATTCCCTCCCATATTTATATTTCCCTTATATTTTTATAGTGTTGATGACCGTAGACTTTTAGCCGTTGAAAAGGTCATAGATTAGATGGGTAGGACCGTCAAATCTTTTCGAATGCGAGTTTCTGTAAACCTGTTTCAGGAGCCCCTGGAATCCACTGTGATGTCCATATgacatccccaccgtccaatagTTATGACATTTCATGTTAGgctgtgagcccaaaaatgaatcagatctaaaattcaattgGGCCACGCCATAGGGAACAGAAGGGAAGGACCTCACCTTAATGTTTACATgcatccaatcagttcataaggtGATTTTCACCCAGATGAAGTCAAAATACAAATAGATCCTTgtccaaacttctgtggccctaaaaaggtttcaatggtgggaattcaatccccacggtCCAAAACTTTCTACGGCCAtcaaaaggtttcaaccgtgggaatTCAATCTCCATGGTTTCTTGTCACGTGGGCCACTCGAGTTATTGATCTGCCAAACTCCTTGGAAAAGGTGTCGCAGAAAACTCATTTTACAAAAGCCCGTGCCTCGCAGTGAGTGGGCGTGATCCATGTACAGCCGTtgcatgtgaactttcacatataATCCTTTCTTTTCTGACAATCGTGTCATGTATGCAGATATCCAACACGTGAAAATATTTGGTCTACATCATAATAATCGCCTGGTGCAAaatcaggaagcggattggctggtgtaccacacaccatcaaCATAGCTGGTGTGGTACGAGTCGTGCGAGGACGAGCGCTGacgatcctcgagctccgagttgtataaacggttcaaaggagatcaaatttacatgggacccacaatgatgtatttatcatatctacaccgttcatccatttggctagatcattttagatcttgatacaaaaaaatgagtaatttccaagttcagttagaccacaccacaaatagaagtggggCAATGAttgtcaccgttaaaacattcttaaggcccaccgtaacctttactttccatctaatctgttcataaggtcacacagaccggatgaagagaaaaaacaaatctcatcaaaatttctgtgaccccgaaagggtttcaTTGGCAAGCGTTCAATCCTCTTTTACAGTGtcgtccacttgatttttgtatctgtcttattttttggctcgaGCCTTACTACAAGCTCAAaaagtggacggacggtttggatataactcgtacctcatgatgggacccacagaacttggtgacgtcaacacacctaacagtggtgcgtggtacaccagccaatccgcttccgcaaaatcaggcagatctgcTGCTGTACATAGTCGTAAAATCAATGGACAATCGGTGTTATGTCTCATTGTGCTGGTGTGGCCCATGCAATAAGTGGGTCAGCCTCATTTTTGTATCAACTTATaattatgttgtggtccacctttttCACGGACTGGATGtaatgtgtgtgggtgtgtgggagtgagagagagagagagagctgacaaATGTGAGTGACTTGATGAAAGTGTCCGTCGGGTGATGATCCGGAAGCTTGCCTTCCTCCCCTAAAGACAGCAGCACATCGAAGAAATCTTGATCTCGATCGTTGTTTTCGCTAGGACCCATCTTGCGACGATGCTCGTTCATCCATCTCTCCGTGATCGAATCCATTTCATAGGCGATCTTCTTCAATGCCTTTTCGTAACCTTGAAAGTCAAACCACCTAAGAAACGGTAGCGCATCTCCAATATCAGGCACACCTAAAAGATACACGACCTGGCTCGCGACACGCCGGAATTGTCTGGCTTCTTCATCGTCTCCCCCACTGCCGAAATACCGTTTACCAGACACCATTCGTGTAATTACGTTAAAAGACAATCCCCATAACCTCTCCTTCATCTCGACCGTCACCGTTGAGCCATTTACATTACTGGCCCATAGATCATACAGCTCCCTAATGAACATATCCAcctcggtgggccacacatcttgGAGCGACTCGAGCCGGCGTGTGGACAAGAGCTCAAGGACCGCGATCTTGCGGGTCTCACGCCAATATGAGCTGTATGGTGCAAGTGCGAAAGTTGCATGGTTGAAGCCTATGTATTTGCCAGCAAGCACCTTTGGACGGCCTGCGAAGGAGCGATCGTTGGTGGTGAAGCATTCTTTGGCGAGCTCCCAACTGCTGACTAAGAGTGTCCGGCGTCGGCCGAGTCGGAGGGTGATGGCGGGACCGTACTGATCAGCTAGGGCACCTAGAACTTGATGGGTGGGGATCTCTCCGGCAAGAAGTGCCAAGTGGCCGATTATCGGCCAACCGTGGCCAGGTTCGGGTGCTTCTTTCCTTCCGTTGtcgctcttcttcttcttccaatgttggtagaggaagaagaagaagaagaagatgatgattgtTAAAGCTGTAGTAAGATAGCTCGTTTCCATGGCATTGAGCTGCATCCCTGTAGAactgggtctctctctctctctctctctctctctctctctctctctctctctctctctctctctctctctctctctctctctctgaatttaAAAACAAGGACATTTGACTTAAACATGTGGATAGGGTTTTGTCGGATTTTTCCACTAATGTGtgatatttaaaatataaataaaatgtaaTTTTTGCTTACAGATTATAAACTCAAAGAACATGGACAGATTTCACAATCTGTATATCTGTAAAATGTATAGCAATGGTTGATCAAGTCTGTCTCATTTAGACCTATGATTGGGTATTGGAATCAGTCCAATCTAGACCACTAATTGGGAGTTGGAATCAGTTCAATCTGGACCACTGATCGGGCGTTAAAATCTGTCCAATCTGGACCATTATTTGGGCTTTAAAATCTGTCCAACCTGGACCACTAATTGGGTATTGGGATCAATATGGACCCCTGATTGGGCGTTGAAATCTGaccaatctggaccgttgatctgatgtctGAAGCTGACTAATCTGTCCATGGATCAGGCGTCCAATTTGGCCAAAATCTATCCACTAATCAGATGTTAAAAAATGTCTGTAATCCGTCCAGTTTTGACTTGCACAAATCATGCAATCTGTCCACTGTTTTAAGTTTCAAATCATGCAAAACTGTCCACTATTTTGTGTTTGGATCATTTAAAATCTgttcattaattttattttttcaaagacTTATCTTTCATTTCACAAAAGAAAGCTTCACAGGAGGGGAtttcgggtgggccccacaataaaaaGGGGAAAGGCCCGCCTATCGTGAGAAATACACAGAAAAATGCAGAAAGAACTAGACGAGACGGAAACGAAGCAATCAAACCACCCCGAGATTTCCCAGCCCCACTCTATCGAGAAATAATAGCCCTCTAGTCATTTGAGGGAGGATCGCCGTGGACCGAACTAGAGTATGTGCTTGGCCGTTACTACCCCCGCAAGCCAAGTCATGGGCCACTCCATTCGCTTCCCTTGGACAGTGCACGATGGATACCTCTAGCTAGCTCATGAGGTGTTTTATGCTTACCCACCAGTAGCACATGTTAAGGAGAGGATTTCCCATTGATTAATTCAACCACCGCGTTTGAATCACTTTCCACCTCCACCTTAGCAAGCGACGTTTCATGCAAAGGCACAGGCCTTCCCAGACAGCCCTAATCTCAACTCAGGAATTCAAACCGAATCCATACCCTGAAGAGAAAGCAAAAAGGAATGCACCTTAACAATTTCTAGCCACGCCGGACCAGGATTTCATTGGGCTGACCCTCAACATTAATCTTGATCCAGCCCCTCTTAGGATTCGACCACCTGACACTTGGACTGGCCTCTTATACAGACTGCCGCTGACCATCCCTAGCCCCGATAAAGCTGAATCCGACACTCTGTTTGCGCATTTGGGTATCTGTTCATTAATTGGACGATGTAATTAATGAGAAATCTGAGCCATTAATCAGACATCGTTTATGGCCAAAATTCTTCCCAttgattatatattttaaattgttTAATTCTGTCATCTATTTATGCATTTAAATATTCTTAAATCAGTCCATTAATTTTATACACTAGCATGCCCAAATCTGGCCAACTTTGGACCCTTGGACAGTCCTCAAATCTGTCCAAAACTAGACCGTCTGATGGTCCATCAATCTGTCCAAAGATGGACAGTCGGATGGTCCATAGATCATAATTGACAATCTGTCCACAAATCTGTCCATTTATGGACCATTAATCGGCCCATAAACTTGTCTACATCTAGCCCGTTAAAAGGTCAACGAATCTTCTCAATTATATATTGTTTGATGGCGCCCTAAAAAACTGCCCAAATTTGAATTATTAAATGGTCCACAAATCTACCTAAATATGGACCGTTGGATGCCTTTCAAATACGTCCAAAATCTAGACCTATAATTGTACCAAGAAAATGGAGACATTTAAAGGTCAAGTCGATCACAAAAAATGGACAATTTGTGACCGTCCAAATGCTACAGATGAGTTGATTCATTCTATTTGATTCAAAAAATAGTAAATCAAACCCTGGTACGGTGATCAAGATTGGACAGAAATCTGGCTGTTCGATTTTTATAAATACGTGAAAGGTTAAACATACGTTGGGCCTACAAAGGGTACAAGGTTGGACATGCATTGAAGCCCAGAGTATTGCCCAAATCAACTCTTGAAATTGCAAGTACACTCAAATATAACAAATAATAGCGTACAAAAATCTGTTTAAACTCAACCGTGTATATGTACGCACACAAAATTAAGGACACGGCAAATGAGTGATCTGGACCATACATAGGTAATGGCTAGGTTAAGAATGAAACTATTTTGTTTACTCatgtttttccttctttatctCTACTGTTTTCAAAGTATTACATACACGAGATTTCACTAGTAGCAAGATACATGCATCATTTGAATGGTTTGAAAATCATGATATCGACATCAGTTTTGGCAATCCAAAATGTTTTGGATTGCACTCACGATGATTTGACAGAATCATGCATTTATTCATGAGGGTGGAATATGTGATGCAATATGCTTTGGATTGCCAATCTGCTTATGTAGAGAAGTTTGGTCTCGCTTTGGATTCTGCCAATATGCTTATGTAGAGAAGTTTGGTCTCGGTTCGACCGGAGTTTTTTTCGATGCGATAAAAAATAACGGAGATTTTTCGGTTTGTATGATATGAAGATTTGCATATTTTCAGTTCCACCGAAGAGTATGAGTTGGTTTTGCTTTGTCCCATTTAGTATGACCGATGATTTACCCAAATTAGGTATTCAAGTTCAATTTCGATTAGGGCTTGGTTAATATGAGTGTTTTCTCTTTAAGGGCAAGGGTTTTATAAGGTGAGGGAGTTATAAAGACTTGTAAGGGCTTTAGAATGGATTTTCTCAAGGGCTTAAAGTTTTTCTTAGGTGCGCATCACAAGGGGAAATCCGATGATTCTATAATCGAAAAAAGTGAATGGTTTTTCCTAGGTTTTTCGATTGAATGGTTCACTCATGAATCATTCAGACATCAATTGCAGGGAATCAAGATCATCTAAAGCACTCTAAGGTGaccatagatcaatcaattatacagattgattTATTATATAATTTAGGCTACGTAGTTATTAAATCAAATCATTTATTATAACCAGAGTTCATAACAAATTCAGAAATCAACAACTTATCTTAAATTCAAACTGAGCAATTGTTAAATCAACGTATTTGTTGTAACCATAGTTCAcaacaaatccaaaaatcaaaaattgaaaaactttaaagtaaaatccaaataAATTTCAATCTACTATCATTATTCAAACCATTGtttatttaattaaataaattaaatattgtaattaaaccacaagcttcatctcttagccttagctaagaaatGAGACTACCATGGCTTATATTTTTGAACAAAAGTAAAAGATCTAATAAAATCCGAAAAGAAAGCGAAGTGAAAGAACATTGTTGGCACTCCACCCTAGTTTTTTCTCTCCCCAAATTTTAGAAGATGATTAAGAACGTCCTAAAGACTCCTTTAAATAGATTAGGAATTCCATCTTTCGCTCTGACTTGAAAATTTCGCAAACCGACTTTGAATTACGCAACTGATCGCACCGTCGATGGTATCGATGTTCCATCGAACAccacttgatgacatcaaagatctccTTGAGGGATTGAGTAGAAAATGAAAGTTTGTCCAACAACTAAGTTTTAACATCATgaatttctcgatgggatcgaagctCATTCAATGACATTGAGTAGTAAGTCTAGCAACTAACttgaaaattttattaatttcTCGATTTGTCCTCGAGGGATCGAACTCCAATCAAAAtctactcgatgttatcgaattccCATCGGTGGGATCAATTAGTACtgtattttctttaattttcaacTCCACTTtaaatcttccattttcttcattttgtacTTTGATTCTCAGTCATTTGACACTTCCATTATTTTTTatgaccttgaaatcttcaatttttcattATGTCTTCTTTTGAACTTTAATCTATCATTTCAAGCATGATTTCATCTTTAGGTTCAAAATCACCCCGCATGTAGAAAATATATCTTATTAGATCAAATTAGCACTTAAATGTATCCGAAACTAATGTAATGAGATGATAGATATGTAATATTTAGACGTTATCAAATTTTTCAATAGAAATTGTGTCTAACGTCTaaagaaggcttgagatcatgatctTCTTGTAGATGAgattggaatgctcattagagtgaatgaTCACTAAGAAGAGATCAAGATCTTATCGGGATAGCCTaggaggtttggtagagcttgGGATGCATTAGGATTTTTAAAATGCCAAAATCCAATATTTTTGTAATGATCCGGTTGCTAGATTTGCAGGAAAAATACTCAAACGGATCTATAATGGCTAATCTTCGATCGCACCGAATTAAGGTTCGATAACACTCAATTAGATAGGAAAGCTTGTAACAACCCCAGTTTTGATAATTAGTTGTAAACATTTATACATTCAAATATGCTTCGAAGGAAAAGTAGTGAATGATTAGAAATACCGTAAATTAGATATTCGCATTCACAGTAGTAATGGAAGTGttgaatttcggggatgaaattctctttaagggggtagatcgTAACGCtccatactttttagtactccGGGTGTTAGCATAAATACCTAGCTTTTGAGCCGTTCCCTTACACTCGGCCCATCAGAAGTAATCTTCCTCCACTGATCGAGCTAGTCGACCATCTAATTAGAAAATCAATAGCTAGATTTTCACTTGGATAGTCTCCAAGACATCTGGGACCGTTGATGATCTATTCTAAAACAATTCAATTGTTAAAATTCATAACTATTTGAGATATATGActatttaattataaaagcagTTGCTAAATATCTCTATTGGACTAGAAACCTTTATAACTATCGACGATTAGATTTGAAACAATCTGATCCTGAATTGCTGAGAATTGATAGTTAAATTGTAGATTTTAAGTTATGCGATTCACTTGAGTAAGTGAATCTGACTTATCTTCGAACTAACATCCTAACATGGTCTGTTAACATAGATAGACAGAGTGGATCTTAGAATGTTTCATTATGAGCGCTTGGGACCCTTTGGATCAGTGGTGATCAAAGTTGGAAGCTTGTCTGATCAATGTTATTTCAGAGATGATAAAATAGAGCCACTTGAGCTATGAACTTACTTCAAAATCAAGCTAGGTCCCAATTTAAGTtgttaaaacagatgaacgataTGGATTCATTATaatatcactgtggaccccacctttacaTCGAGTGTACACATCAGGGTGTACACCTGCCGTCCACCAAACTTGGCAAACAGGTTTTGACCAAATGCCCGATCACAACAGGGAAATCCCTCCCTACCTTTCCCATCGTTCGTTGTTTAAACGAACATCGTCCATTTGGggttgtggtggcccaccatcatgatcagtttggatcatccaaactgtccatttgatTTAGATAGTGGatcatgtgtgtgtgcatgcagaTTAATTGTATCACAATTGATATGTGTGTGCGACTTGGTTCCTAAAATGGAAATCACATCCGTTGAGCTGCCAGCCTGGCGATCTGATATAGCCTGGCTCTGCTTTTCTCACCTTTCTATTACAAATCATCCTAGCCCTTCGTTTCAACCCCGTTTTAGGGTTTTTGCAGCCACAAAAAGAGAGGCGGAATGAATCTTATTGTTTTGACGCTGGGGCAATCTCAGCCATTGACGAACCTCTACGACTCCTCCGAAACATCTTGGACGGTCTGTTAATTCTGTTATTGGACTGTctgatttttcaaacttttctctctccttagcgcttggttttcttgaaacTTTAACACTTGAATTCTTCGATATTGTCCTCCATAGATCCAATTCTtcacttggtcattctttgagcattaaatttttactttaatcatcatttttatctttgctctccaaatcacctcgcatagcAAACAACACATAATTAATTAGATCAATTTAATACACACATTCTTATCAAAATCAATGCACAATAagaaaaaaatatgcaatatttcacacttaacaaaGGTGCAATTATTGTATATTCAGAATGAAAGGGGAAGTGATGAATATAGTGAGAAGATGTGAATAAGTTACCACTATAAAAGGGATTGCTCGCTTGACTGCGAACAGTTGGGTACTTTTAAGAGCAGTGTGCTGGTGAGCGAAGAAGAGACAATGCTGAGAATTATAACTACGGTTGACCCAACGTATGAGCGTAGGTGGATGAATTCCAAGGCTACTGCCTTCCTTTAGATTTGACACGCAGGCGCAGATGGAAGAAAATTACAACTACTGACTAAGACCTAAGTCGGTGCGACGAATGCATAGGGATGAACTAAATCTAAATATATGCTAAGTGTCTACTATTATTGAGTAGGGGAGAACTAAACCTAAAATACACAACTTTACGCTGGATTGATAGTTGTTTTTTGTTGAGTTCGAAGAGGATTCTCTTCTTGAATCTGCTTCTGATATATATGGGCTTCAAAGAGGAAAACGAGAGAATAATTGTCCGTCCATGTGACTTCACCGTGTACAACCAGCTGGAAAAGTTGCGGTTACACTTTATCGACCATAATTTCATTTATGAAAATGCACTTTAAGGCTAACATGGCTAGAGTAACTGTTCATATCTATTCCAAAGAACTAAAATACCAAAAATACCCCAAAAACGAACTGATATCCGAATCCAAGGAGTATGTATCTCGAATATATTTTAGATATATTTTATGTAACTAAAATATCTTTTATGTATCTATCTCAAATATCTTTTATGCTAGACAATCCTTACCGATTTTGGTACAAACAATTGGTGAattcttttaaattattttttgtaCATGTTTGGCGTTGACACATCCGGATGGCGAAGAGAGCGGCATGAATCTCACTTATACGTGATTTGTAATGCAACAGCTCCAGTATCATACGCGTCTAGGGCAAGCCTATCAAATCACGAGGACCGAAGCTTCTACAACACGGACAGGAATGGCCTGTGACTCATGCACACAGGATATTCCTATGGTCGGAATCTATGTGTGCCCACAGAGATGCCaacgacaaatccactccgtccgtcagtTTCTCAATATCAAAATAGGATACGAGTTCAAAAATCAGgaagacccaaaactcaggtgtgccacactacatgaaacagcaAGAAcaggaacatccaccattgaaatctaccAGGACCCGACCCGACCATGaaatttgtatgccatccaaacagttcacAGGGTAATTACCACTCAGATATAAGCACAAATGCCATCCTGATAGAaaaattgtgtgggccccatcgagtTTCCCACGTTGGGTGATAAATACTAGCTATTTCatttggcgtggcccacttgagttttgtatccatctgatttttggacttttATCCAATTTTTATCTTGAGAAACttatggaccgagtggatttgtcacgggtaTCTCTATGGGCCCATATATATTCCGAGCACACGAACTTGCTGTGACAGGGCACAAGCAATCGGCATCCAACAGCaaacccaagctctgtggggcccaccatcttgtaaatgtgaaatccactctgtatATCAGCTGAGGAACCTTATGTCTAGCTTTCTATGATTTGGGCCACATGAATGTAACCGATGTACAATTCTACTTTTCATTGTAATTATAATTGGTAAATATGCCAGGCTTGTAATTCTGGATTCATTCCCAATGTTTGATGTTAACAGGTAGCTTGTTTGTAAAGCTCCGGGTTGTTTGGTCTATGTTCGTACGATTTAGGCACGTTTAGCATGTAAAgactatagggcccactgtgatgtatgtatctcatcCAGGTTGTCTATGTTTCTATGATTTGGATATGTAAAAACTGTGAGGctgactatgatatatttgttttattcatgCTATCCATCAGTTCAGCCaactcatttttggacaatctcaagtggatcacaccataataaATGGTGGGATTTGAGTGCCTATTGCTGAAAACTTATTTAATGCTGCATAAGTTTTGAATTAATTAAGCTCATATTTGTATTTTAGTTTATTCAGGATGGTATGATCTTAATAATAGGTTGGGTGACAGATAAACATACTACTAGTCCTTACACATGCCACGATCTAGTGATCATGCTATGAACATTAATTACTCAAGTAGAATGaccaataatattttatttatgtcTTAAAGTTGTGGGTTGGATTGAATTACAGAAGAGTTAGTTGGCAGATCAATGAGCAACTGCCTTGACAGCCTATGAGGTAAAAATTCGTCGCCCCGAATTGTGGATGAAGGAGACCTATTGGGTGTGATTGTTTGAGTTGGAGCATAGGTATTGTTGCAACCAATTCTATCAAAGAAGGCCATAAGTGTGAATGAGGGCATGTATTCAGTTTTCGTGTGTGGGTATGATGTGCAAGCATGTCAGAGTCTACTTGACTCAAGGTTTGATTGAACTGCTCGTGTTCCCTCGTGTTGATATGGATAGATTATAGACTAGACACATGATCCAATTATTCTCTCAACCACCGGTTGTACTCAATGTTCAGGCGATTTGTAAAAGGTTAGGGGTTAGCCCACTCTGAATGAATTCTTTTTATCTTGTGACAATAGCATAAGTCTATCGACTTAAAGACTTTTTCTTTCACTAGTACTTTCGACTTAATATTTCtcacaaataaataaatgaaggcTAAACAATGCCTATTTTATTGATATTTGAATGTATGACCCATTACAATTAATGGATTATTAAACAaccaatgaaataaatgaaaaggaAGATAAATACCTGATTCGTCTATCGAAACAGACGATCCAGGAGGGTTGTCAGCAGGATGTGATTGTATGGGTATGATTAGCTAAATCGGAACTTAGTTGATCATGAATTTACAACTTAAGGTTGCGAATACTCGTAAGGTACTGTAGTGGAGGCTGCTAGGAAGTAATGATCTATGCTAGAGTTAGAACTAGGCTAGGTTATGCTAATATAAAAGGGAGAGGTAAATATAAAGTAGATAGATGTGTTTGGCATAGGGCCTTGAGCTCTTCTTCGTGTACTCCTTTAACTCGTCAAGGCAATAAAATATTCGCTGGGTTTCCTTGTTGATCTTGTATCCTTCGTATATTTGGCGTATATTAGAAAGGAAGGACTCCGGTTAGATCCAGAACTGTTGGCTTTTCAAATCTTCTTCCTATAGTTGATCCCTTTGATAGGaaatgtttatggcccattaatcAGAATTGATCACTAGGCCTAAGAACGTCAAGATTCCTCTGATGAAGATAATTAGGCCAAGATTGGGGAACCTCAAGGGCTGATCCTGGACCTCAAATCAACCATCATCATTCATCTAAtggcccatctcctccacttCCTATCAAGgtgttggacggtccagatcgaacCACCTCCTACATTAACCATTCTCTGTGATGCCTCAGAGTGATGGAGGTATTTGACACTTGATGTTGATATGTTATCAGCAAA
This region of Magnolia sinica isolate HGM2019 chromosome 1, MsV1, whole genome shotgun sequence genomic DNA includes:
- the LOC131247622 gene encoding xanthotoxin 5-hydroxylase CYP82C2-like, which encodes MQLNAMETSYLTTALTIIIFFFFFFLYQHWKKKKSDNGRKEAPEPGHGWPIIGHLALLAGEIPTHQVLGALADQYGPAITLRLGRRRTLLVSSWELAKECFTTNDRSFAGRPKVLAGKYIGFNHATFALAPYSSYWRETRKIAVLELLSTRRLESLQDVWPTEVDMFIRELYDLWASNVNGSTVTVEMKERLWGLSFNVITRMVSGKRYFGSGGDDEEARQFRRVASQVVYLLGVPDIGDALPFLRWFDFQGYEKALKKIAYEMDSITERWMNEHRRKMGPSENNDRDQDFFDVLLSLGEEGKLPDHHPTDTFIKSLTFTMITAGSDTTSIELVWALSLLMNHRDALKRAQDELDMHIGRERLVQRSDIEKLTYLQAIIKETLRLYPAGPLLIPHEAIEACQVGGFHVRAGTRLLVNVWKIHRDPRVWSDPLEFRPERFLGSHVDVDVWGQNFELIPFGSGRRSCVGISLALQVMQLALARLLHGFDWATPMDGPVDMTEGFAFSLPKKDPLLLLIKPRLPLKLYE